TTGTGAGCTCACTTGCCATCTCTTTTCCCAAAAGAGCATTCAAGCCATCAGTCCAAATGCAGTActattgaataaaaaaaaggacatttgtttaaatAGTATTATTTAGAATGATGCATTAATTTAAGCAGCGCACAAATAATAAGACAACGTATGTAATAGAAGGCTATTATAGAAACAGGCCTACTCATAATGGCTTTGATGTCAGCATCATAAGGTGATTATCTTACAAAGAACAGTTCTTTATGTTTCCATGAGACAAGTATACATTTCATGTTCTGGCCTTGTATATGCTGCTACTCACCTCATGCTTGTCTGGAGCAATGAAGTTCAGGTATTCATCAGAGTTATGGAGAATGGAAAAAGCCAGCTCCAGCATCTCCTGAAAAGCAGGGGAAGATTAATTATCTCCAACCCCAGCACACCTGACCTCACTTCCTCTCCCACAATTACCACTTTCACTTTGCTACAGGTGCCTTTGCAAAACAGATGGCTTTTGTCACAATTACACCCTCCTCCCAAAGTCACCCACCTAGAGGGCTGAATTTCCAACAAGGTCAATTTAAAACTGTTGAGAGATTAAGTTCTAAAAATATGAGGCTTGTGAGATGAATAATAGATTCCTTAATTCCTTAATAGATACAATATATTGCCAagagttttgggatgcctgcctttacatgcacatgcacTTTAAAttacatcccattcttaatctgtagagTTTAAGAGTTGGCCCACCcgttgcagctataacagcttcaactcttctggcaaggctttccacaaggtttaggaatATGTTTATGGATATTcttgaccattcttctaaaaGCGTATTTGTgtggtcaggcactgatgttagaTGAGAAGCCCTGGTTCGCAGTCTCTGCTCAAAGTTGGGAGGaagaaattgtccaaaatgtcttggttttCTGAAGCATTAtaagttcctttcactggaactaaggggctaagcccaacccctgaaaaacaacaacacaccaTAAtgccccctccaccaaactttgcaCTTGGATGCAGTCAgccaagtaccgttctcctggaaATCGGCAAGATTTTATACagctttggccatggaagtgattggaataCGAATTCAActatttggaggggtgtccaattccaaatacttttggcaatgatggatggatggatggatggatggatggatagatctTAAATCTTCCTCTCTTAAAtctcatacaaacacacactcgaCTGGTATGTTTTTAACAGTGCAACTCATGGAACACTGTAGGCCTATGCCTATCCCTCACATCCTCGATTTCAGTTtcctagtttaaaaaaaaactgaacaaaTGAACAAAGTCTCAAGTCAAAAATTTTCTGTGATGAGCTCGTATCAATGACTTCAAGATAGCACGTAATAGCAGCATAAAAAGAGTTAAAGCCATTAGCCCCACCACCACCAACACATCTAACCACTAGATGGCGTCAATAGGAATTAATTTACGTTACTAGATGAATTGCTAATTGTTTTCAGTTGTTGGTGTGCCTGTTTGTGTTCCACTGTTGTCAttccttgttttgtttttttactgttattattttgagttGAAGATTTCATGTACCCGCATTTGCTCCTGCAAGATTCTTCATGTAAAATCAGCCTGTCCTCCTGACTGCTGAGTTTGGATCCACAACGCCTAATCCTGCCTGGTGGGTTTGCCTACTTGTCAAGTTTcttataaaaataatgaataagtCTTACCTTATTCTTAAGTGCTCCTTTCTCCCTCATGTGTGGGCAGTCTTTACCTGTTACCACTGCTTTGATATCTGCTACTGTCACTGAATGTAGAAAAGATGGACTGTTATGGAGAGTTGACAAATTCTGAATAGTAGAAATTGTATTCTATcttattcattaaaattaagcACATGTTTTTCTATGTATTTATATTAGGTCTTCAAGGTTGTGTATCAATACGGAATTAGCAATTATTTAGCATTAGCAATCAATGTGATTAAAAAAAGCCATAGTTGAAAAGACAGTTTTAATTTACAACTGTCATAATCAAAAAGTGTGTTGCTCACCTTTCTCCTGGAGAGAGTCATGTGATATCTGTCCTTGTGAGAACTCCTCTACGTCCCCATAGTGTAACACTTTGTGGTTTGGTGATAGACGGCAATACCAGAATTTGTCTAGGGGAGATGACGGAAGATACATATTAAATGATGTACTGTGCAAGTTATTGTGTGGCTGTTTTCTTCTCTCTTGCACAGATATCTTGCTTTTTATTGCCCTTAATTATAATGATCCATTACAATCAGATTTGATCGTTTTTCCACTAGTAGGACAACactgtaaataaaaaacatatttcaatCGAAGCAGCAGTGAGAACATCACTTTTGATTAAAATCAATTCTGCTTGTGACTAACTAGCTGCCCTTTTATGCTGAATATTTAATGTCAATAggttaaaaaaacatgattctAAACAAAGAAGGGACAATAATAatggaatatatattttttataatacaatGGAGTATTTGTATATAGGCTGTTGTGTGCCCCAAATACAGAATGAGattatccctttaatatatTCATATCCTTGTTTAATATAATGCAATATGAAACAGAAGCTTTAGGGGAAGGTGCATGGTCGGGGCCAGGGGAACCTAAGCCTGTGATGCCCTATATTTAGATTATAGCATGTTTGAATACAGTGTCTcccctttaattattatttaaaaaaaatatccagtaTGGTTGTCAATCAATCTGGTGGGATTTTGGTGGTATATATTGCATCCATAAAACTGCAATTGAATCCATTAAATGACTATTCTGAATTTGGAACTGAATCCATGAATTCAATCGCATGTAATTGTAGCCTTATTTTGGATGAGTAACTGACCCTGTCTGCGACGAGCACTGATCTTCCTAAAGCAGCTCCCTTCACACAGGCGGTTCAACCTCTGCCGTTTAATCAGCTCGGTCACTTCTGGCTGGAGTTTCTCTCGTAGTTCTCTAAACATACACAGACATGTTACATTAAAGCAGCAACAAACCAGTGGCTCGTAATGCATTGTTTAGGGGGCGTTAAGAAAAATTTATACATTTAGAAACTTGAATCATGAATTCTACTAACCATACCCCCCTCCccccagattttttttattttttaaacaatttagtCAAAATGTTGACTTTGTATCAACATGGctatataacaatataaataatagtactaataataaatattataataataattattattaataaatataataataaactatAACAATACTATATTGTAcaatatttcactgtataatTAAAGagtatttaagaaaaataatattttattttacattacaaCTGTAAAATTACAAAACAGTCTTCATTTATGTGTCTTTTGTTCAATTGTAGCCTTTGCAACAATTGCACTATATGGCATACAAGCAGTCCTAGATATACTGTACATCATGATAAGACTAAAAGACCAGTGCAGCAtctgtttcatgctgactttaaaagTTGAATTTCTTGTAACTCAACACagtgtagtaaaaaaaaaagcacaaaaaattGAAACATGGTGGCATAAGCTAATGTCCTGCTACCACCATAAAATGCATTCAGCAGAGAACAAGATGTGTTTTAGCAGAAAATGAATAATGAACTTGCCTAATAAGAACATTCAGGCCATACAGAATGTCTTGCTTCATTTATGAGTGTGTTTTCTAGACTATAAGAGAATGCACTCACAGCATTGGGTGTGATTTGGGGTCATCCTGGCTCAACATTTCTGATTTCAGCAAGGGTCTGTGTGGCCTGCCACTGCCCTCCGTGTTAAACCGCGATGTGACACTTTGAGTGGCGTACCATTTCTGTTTTTTCTCCACCTACAGGGTTACAGAcagtcattcaaataaatgcaacatcTTTTTGCTTTGTACATGATGTGATTTTCTTGGGCTTGATGACCGGGAGGCTTCATCAGCTGTCATTGTAGTTTGCTGTTGAAGAGCGTTTTGTGTCTTAACAGTGATTTGCTGTTGGCTACATTGCAGTTTTAGTCAGTCTTCTCTTATGTACTTCTGTATCTGTGTGGCTTAATGGAGTTTATCTCAGACCTTGCATCCCTTTGTGTGGCCGTTGGGTACAGGCCCGGCACAGTGCTGGGGTCTGGCAGGGGGAACTGAGGAGCTCAACGGGATTAAGGCCCTGTCAGTCTAATCTCCAACAGTGCTGTGACACAGTCAGAGCCTGGGGAGAAACATGCTGACACAGTGCACTAAAGAGAGTAGGCCAGATAATGTCTGTAGAGAGGACACATTGGTTGTGGTTAGTTTCGGTTGCcatgtgttgtttttttgcactgAACAAAATATTTCCATTATTTCGCAGGCAAGATCTATTGTGACAATTTCTACTCGGTTTGAgattttctttattaagttagaTCACAGTGGTTAAAAAAGTGCAATGACATTTTCAATAATGACAGTAGTCATTATTGGCTTTAACTCGATTTATGCCCGATAATGGCTTTAACTCGATTTATGCTGCCTTTACGTGCTATCTTGAAGTCATTAAGacttaaaaaaatgcaattgaCACTTAAGCATTTTGATGATTCTGGAAATTTAGTGACTCAAGAAGCAGACGGAGAATATCtgaatttaaacaatttaaataaGTTTATTCTTGTAAACCATTATATGACAGTGAACCTGGATTTGGGTTACAAGAGGGAAATATCTTCATAGGGGAtaataaaacaagacaaagtagatttaaaaaattgtataaaCATTCAggtttttataaattatttttgaaaataaaaatactttaagtaaattaaattaagtaaTTGCCTGATTTACATTTGCACCTTGAACACTAACTCTCAAAATAATTCATTGGTTTGAGTAAGgcaaactcaaattaaacaaattagttcaatgAAATTAACTTGAGTATTTAGAGCTTTCTTTacttttgagttcacaaaactgacatattttaagtaatctgaattgtttcattgttttgaattatatgaacttgtttctattaatttagacaaacttaaattttCCTGAAACTAGCATGCTTTGCTATGATACTCAAAAGGGAGAATAAATGGTAGAATTAagtgttatataatgtttttgtgtgtgtgtgtaagattaATGTTAAATGGGGatttagtagtgtttaatgCTTTGCTACCCCAATTTAgaagtttttgtttttgggcTCCACTTGTACCATCATGGAGACGAGTGGAGAATGATCTTGGTTTGAGAACAGGTATATATTAAATGTTCTGTATTGCCATACTCTTTCAGCAATTGCTATGCTAATGTTATCAAAGCTTTCAAATTAGTTATAGCTGGCTAAATTTCATcgactaaaaatatttaaattgagattacatgatcattttaagttaaatataaatactttAAGTTTGAGTACAAAATTTACATCTGCCAGTCCTATACTTACGTAAACTTtgaatttcttaacttaaaTTGGTTACCTGAGATTCAGgtttacagtgtgtaaaaatTCCATACTAAGAGTATACtgagtgtttgttttttaaattatatatatattatatatataattaaattatatatattgtttttcatagattattattattattattaaaaaatattcctTTGAGTtctagtcaatcaatcaatatttGGCAACACGTGCAGGATGAGGATCCTGGAACTTATTAGCTTTGGTCTACTGTTCTTACACTCATATCATGTTTCTATTGCGAGATCATATAAGTTGATCATAAGGATCGAGCAATTATTAATTGTTGCCATTAATTAAAGTTTTATACCATACATATATTCTACTTTTTCACTATATGCATCCAGTTTCATTACACAACCCAGAAAAACTGCTTATTCCGCTAGATAGTGCTGCTATACAAACTATTTTACTATCAAACACCAGTATAAATGAGCAGATAATGGAGCCTTTAATAATATAAAGCAATGAGCAATaatgaaccccccacccccacccct
This DNA window, taken from Pseudorasbora parva isolate DD20220531a chromosome 7, ASM2467924v1, whole genome shotgun sequence, encodes the following:
- the si:dkey-56f14.7 gene encoding engulfment and cell motility protein 1 translates to MLSQDDPKSHPMLELREKLQPEVTELIKRQRLNRLCEGSCFRKISARRRQDKFWYCRLSPNHKVLHYGDVEEFSQGQISHDSLQEKVTVADIKAVVTGKDCPHMREKGALKNKEMLELAFSILHNSDEYLNFIAPDKHEYCIWTDGLNALLGKEMASELTKSDMDTLVTMELKLRLLDLENIQIPEVPPPVPKEPSTYDFVYDFTQQHT